In bacterium, the sequence GAAAACGAAAGTAGAAAAGGAGATAGGAGCAACCGCGGCAGAAATTTTTGCGACTCATTTGATGTTATTAGAAGACCCGAGTTTAATCCAGCAGACCATCGAGCGGATTCGTCAGGATAAAACAAATGCTGAATATCTCTTCACGCAGGTTCTACAGAAAATGATAGCGGTTTTTGCGAAAATGGAAGACGAATATTTGCGGGAACGAGCTACCGATTTACGTGATGTTGGACGGCGAGTGATTAGCAATCTGCTTGGGAAAGAACGGGAAACATTAGCGAAATTGGAAGAAGAAGTGATTGTGGTTGCGTATGACCTTGCTCCATCAGATACCGCTTCAATGGTCAAAGAGAAAGTGATTGGTTTTGCCACTGATACTGGGAGTAGAACATCGCATACTGCGATTATGGCGCGTGCACTTGAAATTCCCGCAGTGGTTGGATTGGGCAACATCACTGCCTCAGTGAAATCCGGAGATACACTTATCGTTGATGGTTCACACGGGGTAGTTATCGTCAATCCTGATCCAGCAACCTTAGCGGAATATCAGGAAAAGCAACGGCGCTACATTTTGTTCGAGCGGGAATTAGAAAAAATTAAAGGGTTACCGGCAGAAACGACTGATGGATATCGAGTAACCATAGCTGCAAACATTGAGTTGCCAGAAGAAATTGAGCACGTTAAAAAGCATGGCGCTGATGGTGTCGGATTATACCGCACTGAATTCTTATACATGAACCGACCGGATTTCCCATCAGAAGAAGAACAGTTTGAAGCATATCGGGTTGTAGCGGAAAGTCTCGCTCCGCAACCGGTGATTATCCGGACGATTGACCTTGGTGGTGATAAGTTTATTTCACAGCTCGATATGCCTGCGGAAATGAATCCGTTTTTAGGATGTCGCGCGATTCGGTTCTGTTTAGAGCGTCCGGATGTATTTAAAACTCAGTTACGTGCTATTGTTCGGGCAAGTATGTTTGGTTCAGTTAAGATAATGTTCCCGATGATATCCGGCGTTAAAGAGCTTCGTGCGGCGTTATCGATTCTTGATGAGACCAAACGGGAATTAGCTGCTGAAGGAGTTGAATACGACCAGAATTTGCAGGTCGGGGTTATGATTGAAATTCCATCAGCAGCGATGACCGCAGATATTTTAGCGAAAGAAGTTGATTTTTTTAGTATTGGAACGAATGATTTGATTCAATATACGCTAGCGGTTGACCGAGTAAATGAACGGATAGCGCATCTATACGACCCACTTCATCCTGCAATATTGCGGTTTATTAAATGGGTGATTGATGCTGGGCATAATGCGGGGATTTGGGTCGGAATGTGTGGTGAAATGGCATCAGACCCAATGTTTACGATGATTCTTCTCGGATTAGGATTAGATGAATTTAGTATGGGACCGGTAGCGATTCCCGGAATTAAAAAAATTATTCGATCAGTTAGCATGCAGGAATCGAAAGAGTTAGCGAGAACGGTATTCAATTTATCAACTGCAGATGAAATTCGTGAATATTTGCAACGGCGCGTTTCACAAATTCTACCAGAACTGGTGTAAAGAATTGTCCGAAATGAATTGTCCTAAGTCCTGAGCTTGAGATTTACGACGTCGATTTCGGATTTACACCTGAACGGTTATATGTCAACTTTTATTTTTGATAATATTCAAAAGATCGAGAAAATTGACCAGCATAATATGGGTGCATTGCTGTATGATTTAGCAGAACAATGTCAAGCAGCGGTTACTATCGGAGAACAATTTAAGCGAAACTCGAATAACACAAATATTACGAACATCCTGTTCGCTGGGCTTGGCGGGTCAGCAATCAGTGGTGATTTATTACGCAATTATCTAGCAGAACAATTGGCGGTACCGCTAGTAGTAAGTCGAAATTATACCTTACCGAATTTCGTTGGTTCTACGACCTTATTCATTGCGAGTAGTTATTCAGGAAACACAGAAGAAACCCTGTCTGCCTATGATATCGCCAAGAAAAAGAAAGCGCAAATTCTTTGTATTACCAGCGGTGGAAAATTAGCCGAACGCGCGGTAAACGATGGATTTCCGGTTATCATTATTCCTTCAGGATTACCACCAAGAACCGCTATCGGCTATTCGTTTTTCCCGGCGTTAATAGCATTAGCTAACTTAGCGTTGATTCCGGAACAAACATCTGCGGCAACCGAGGTTATCGCTCTCTTAAAACGGTTACGTGAACAATATGCGCCAGAAGTTGCTATGGAACAGAACCTGACAAAACAAATCGCAAGTCGGCTCTACGGTAAACTCCCGGTCATTTATGCTTCTGGTGATAGATTTGAAAGTATCGTTATGCGATGGCGCTGTCAGATAAACGAAAATAGCAAATGTTTAGCGAATTCTCAGGTATTCCCGGAATTAAATCATAACGAAATTGTTGGTTGGGAAGTGCAAAAAGAGTTAATGCAGAAGATGCATGTTATTTACATCCGCGATAAAGAAGACCATCCGCAAGTGCAAAAACGGTTTCAGATAACCCGGGAATTGATTGAAGAATATGCGGATGGGATAACTGAGCTATGGACAATCGGGAATTCGCTATTAGCCCGGATGTGGTCGGTGTTATATTGTGGCGATTATGTGAGTTATTATCTAGCGATATTAAACGAAGTCGACCCAACCCCGGTTACCAAAATTAACTATTTAAAAGAAAAATTGACAAAATAACGATTGAAAAACCGAAAAATTTGAAAACAGAAAGTTATCGGTTACCATCTATAGAATTGCCGGCATTGAATTAGAATTATTCTTCCGTTTTTATGTTTTTCGGTTACGTATAGTATGTCCCATTCGAATAAGTTGTGGTCAGGTAGATTCAAAACAGCTACCGATACTGACGTAGAACAGTATACCGTTTCGTTGCATTTCGATAAACGATTATATAAATATGATATTCTCGGCAGTATCGCCCATGTGCGGATGCTTGGGAAATGCCGGATTATTTCCCATGCTGAAATGCACAAAATTATTCGCGGGTTACAGGAAATATTGCATGAATTCGAATCTGGAAAATTCAAATATAATCCCGCGGATGAAGATATCCATATGAGTATTGAAAAGCGATTACACGAGAAAATCGGCACCACAGCAGGAAAACTGCATACCGCTCGCAGTCGGAATGACCAGATTGTGTTAGATATGCGGTTATACTTACGCGAAGTGATAGCTGACCTTGACGGGTATCTAAAACACTTACAACAGACCCTGATACAATTAGCGGAAAAAAATCTTACCATAATTATGCCGGGGTTTACCCATTTACAGCATGCACAGCCGGTGCTACTTTCACATCATTTACTAGCGTATTTTGAGATGTTCGACCGCGACCGCGACCGGCTGCGTGAAACTTATCGTCGGGTTAATGTTATGCCGCTTGGTGCCGGAGCACTTGCTGGAACCTCGTTTCCGATTGACCGGAATTATGTTGCTAAACAGCTTGGGTTTCCGATAATATCGAAGAATAGTATTGATACCGTTTCTGACCGGGATTTTATCATCGAAGTTCTAAACGATACAGCAATCCTGATGATGCATTTATCGCGACTTGCTGAAGAGTTAGTGTTATGGTCAACGCCGGAATTCGGGTTCATCGAAATAGGCGATGCGTTTTGTACCGGAAGTAGTATTATGCCGCAGAAAAAAAATCCGGATGTTGCCGAGTTAATCCGCGGGAAAACCGGGCGCGTTTATGGAAACCTTATATCCGTGTTAACAGTTTTGAAAGGATTACCGTTATCCTACAACCGCGATTTACAGGAAGATAAAGAGCCATTATTCGATTCGATTGATACCATTATCGGAACCTTATCGGTTTTGATAAAAATGCTACCGAGCATAAAGTTCAATGTGCAACGAATGCGGTTAATGGCAGAGTTGGGTTACGCTAACGCTACAGATGTAGCCGATTATCTGACGAAAAAAGGGGTTCCATTCAGAGAAGCGCATACCATTGTCGGAAAGCTGGTTCAATATTGCATCCGCCATAAGAAAATTTTGGAAGAACTCCCGCTGGAAATATACCAACAGTTCCACCCAAAGTTTCAGCGAGATATTTATCAAATTTTAGATATTCGACATAGTGTAGATTCGCGAAATCTCCCGGGTGGAACCGCTACGGTTCAGGTAACAAAAGCTATTGCCGAAGCGAAAAAGAGATTAAAAAAAGAACTGCTAACAAACCGTTACGCTTAGCTTAATATTATCATTTCCAGAAATTTAGTTTTTGATTAGTATGACCGTTACTGAAGTATTACATGCTATCAAACTCCCGGCGTATGAATATTTCGCCGACCCAGTCGAATTGACAGACGCTATGGTTGTTCAGAATCGCGACCGATTGATTCGCGAAATAACCCGGTTTGCTGGATTACATTCAATTTATCTTGCTAATTATCAGATTTATCCTGGAATAACCAAACTAGATTTGATTTATGTGCTCCATGACCATCACGATGTTAAAGTGGTCGAATCCGGATTAATTGCTGCTACCCGGAAACTGATTTCTGATACCCCCATATTTTATTTTCCTCGATTGTATCCCGAACGAATCTTTCGCGAAATATATCAGCTTTCACCGCCGTTATCACTCCAGCGAGTACACGGTCCGGAAATCAGGTTCAATTTTTTACCGGAAGAAGAACGGTCGTTTACCTGGTGCTCATTTCTCAACGACCGATTGGTAATATCGCCCTTAAACTTTTTTATCCCAGCGTTAGTTGATGGGAAATTTGCCGTTGCGGATACGTTACGACAGCTTGAAACCACGCGCGATTTATTATTGTATTTCACTCGCGCGACCCGGATGAACATTAACCGATGGCAACCGTTTATGTTCGATTTAACGAAGTTACTGCAGAATTGGTTCCGATTAGGATTAGAACGATATCAACTGGTTAAAGAGTTGGTTCGAACCGCGGTGGTTATACTTTTTGAATTAATCGAAACGTTTTGCAAATATCTGTTAAAGGAAAAACTGATTTTCTCGCAGGAGAAACAGAAGGTAGTTGTTCCGGAAACTGCGAGTATGCAATTAACCGGACAACATGCTGATAATGCATTTCGAATTCAATCTACAAAACCCGCATTTGCAGCGAGTTTTTTCGCTGAAAATGTTAAAGCGATTTTTCTTGACCAATGGCAACCGGGAACTGCATTCCAGAAAATGATTGCTACGTATCAGAGAAACCGAGAATTTTATGTTTATCTTCCGAAAGAATTAGCAATCCAGTTAGAGCAATATTCGCACGGAACAGATTACCATACGAAACAGGTGCAAAAAGTGTTGTTAGTTAAAGAATGGCTTGGCGGATTAGCGTTTCCGAACGTTATCGATGCCCGGAATCGGTTGCTCAGTAAACAGCAGGAATTCTTAGCGAAATTTAAATCGGTACCCGCATCGTCAGATTTATTCCAATACCCAGTTGAAAAAACGCAGCGATGGAATAAATTTGCGCCCTCGTTTCTTGGCGATAAACTCGCTGAGAAACGCGAACTGGAACGAAAACTATGGCAGGAAAAACGCTGTACGGAATTAGTTACCGCAAGTTAACCAAAATTAGATTCTCTATTCTAAAAAGGATTAATCGGAATATCGGAAATTGAAATCAGCTGAAAACGATTCAAACGCAGAGGGTAGGTTTTAACCGTATCGTTTTATTTCCAATTTCGATATACGAGATTCGAACGAGATAATGAGATAAAATTATGCATCAATTTCAATATCGAAACAACGAATTATATTGCGAGCAGGTGCGTATCAAAGATATTGCTGAACAGGTCGGAACACCGTTTTACCTTTATAGTCGGCAGACGTTAATTGAACATTATCGGAGACTCGATACCGCATTTGCTGCGATTGACCATCTCATTTGCTATTCGATAAAGGCGAATTTCAATTTAGCGTTATGCAAACTTCTGTGCGAGCAAGGATGCGGAGCGGATATTGTGTCCGGTGGCGAATTATATCGCGCGTTACAAGCCGGATTCGACCCGCAGAAAATTGTTTACGCTGGCGTCGGGAAAACGGCAGAAGAAATCGAGTACGCTTTAAACTCGAATATTTTAATGTTCAACGTTGAATCGATGCCGGAAGCGGAACTCATCAGTCAGATTGCTACCCGATTAAAGAAAACCGCTAAACTAGCGATTCGGGTTAATCCGGATGTTGATGCGCATACCCACGACTATATTACCACCGGAAAAAAAGAAAATAAGTTCGGAATAGATTACCACGATGCGCCGGAATTCTATCATCGGGTTAAACAATTACCGAATCTAGCTGTGGTCGGAATGCATATTCATATCGGTTCACAAATCGAGACCCCGCAACCGTATATCGCTTCGATTAAACGGGTTATCACGCTCTTGCATAAACTGCGCGATTCCGGAATACATCTTGATGTATTCAATATGGGTGGTGGGATGGGTATCGTGTACCATAACGAACGACCGATGCCCGCAACTGAATTTGCTGCCGCAATTGTCCCGTTAGTAGCAAATCTCGGATGTCGGCTCATTTTAGAACCTGGCAGGTATCTGGTCGGAAACGCCGGAATATTATTAACCAAAGTGCTCTATGTTAAAAAAACGCACGAAAAAACGTTTGTTATCGTTGATGCGGCAATGACCGATTTAATTCGCCCAGCACTTTATAATGCATATCACGAAATTCTTCCGGTAGTAAAAAACGATTCTGCAAAAATGCTCGAAGCGGATATTGTCGGACCGGTTTGTGAATCCGGCGATTTTTTTGCACATAATCGGAAAATTCAAGAAGTTCAATCCGGCGATTTAGTAGCGATAATGAGTGCGGGTGCGTATGGATTTTCGATGGCATCGAATTATAATTGCCGGCCGCGTCCAGCAGAAGTTTTAGTTGAGCATGCGACGTATCGCATTGTGCGGAAACGGGAAACCTACGAAGATTTATTAAAAAATGAGAAATAACTGAGAGATTTGAGAAACGAACGCACGGAGGAACTAGAAACTAAAGAATAAGAACCGATAAGATTATGTTCCTACGTTCTTTCGTTCTTCCATGAGTTTGATAGGGAGGTATAAAACCGGATGAATATTCCATTCAGTAAATTTAGTGGAGCTGGGAACGATTTTATTCTGATTGATAATCGTGAGCAGAACATATCGTCAGACGGTATCTCGTTTACCGATGAGAATGGTTCCACACACCAGCTTGCGCTACCGACGCTTATCAATAGACTCTGCCGTCGGGGGTTATCCGTCGGTGCGGATGGCGTTATTCTGATTGAAAATTCGAAAACAGCGGATTTTAAAATGCGATATTTTAACGCTGACGGTTCTGAAGCGGATACCTGCGGGAACGGCGCTCGGTGCGCTGCTCGATTCGCGTTTCTGAAACAAATCGCGCCACGCCGGATGCGGGTTGAAACCCGCGCCGGACTCTATGAAGCGGAAATAACTGACCAGAATCTGGTTAAAGTTAAAATGAGCGATCCCGGTCAGCCGAAATTGAATATTATGCTTACGGTTAAATCCGGGCAATTACGAACCCATTTTATTCATACCGGAGTTCCGCACGTTGTCGTTTTCATTTCTGATATTCTCGAAATGTTGAAACGACCGACTACACTTGATGACCTTGATGTGGTTAATCTCGGTAGGGAACTTCGGTATCATCCAGAATTTCAGCCAGCAGGAACGAATGTTAATTTCGTTAAATGCGAGAATAAACAGACGTTACGGATTCGAACCTATGAACGTGGGGTTGAAAATGAAACGCTCGCTTGCGGAACTGGCTCAATTGCGAGTACAATTATTGCGTATCGGTTAGGTCGAGTTAGTTCGCCAGTAACCGTGCATACACGTAGCGGAAGTTTACTAAAAGTATATTTCGAAGCGACCCCGGATACCATTACCAACGTCTATCTTGAAGGCGATGCCCGGTTCGTGTATGATGGAATAATCTATGCAGATGCGGTAAAATAATATCCATAATAAATATTTAAATACCGCGAACGCGCTAGGTCGGAAATTTCATACAGGCTAACAGCCTGTGGTACTGTAGCGGAGTCCTTGAGAGTAACGCCGCCTGTTAGGCGGTAGAGAATATAATTTGTATTTAAATTTACTTTACAGGCTGACAGCCTGCGGTACTATAGCTGAGTCCTTGAGAATAGCGCCGCCTGTTAGGCGGTGAAAGAGGATAAGGTGTATTTCAATGTCCTTTTACAGGTACCAGTGTGCGAAACCGTAGTTGAACAACCCTTGACTAACGCTGGTCCGAAAAAATATGAACAGGGAAAATAAATATTTCCTATTCAATATTCTTCTATTCACGCTGATGTTATCTAGGATAGCGATAAGTCAACAGACCGATAAACCGAGTTCAGATACGGCGCTATCGCGAGTTGCAGTAGTTGATTTTGAAGCTATCGGGAGCGGGGTTGACCGCGAGTTTGGCAAAGGAGTCGCAGAGATTTTATCTTCTGCGTTAATCAAATCGAAAAAATATCGTGTGATTGAACGGAGTGCGCTCTTGAAGGTGCTGAAAGAGCAGAAATTACAGATGACCGATTTAGTTGACACAAAAAGTGCGGTTGAAGTCGGGAAATTTCTCGGTGCAGAAACGATTGTTACCGGCAGTATCATTAAAATGGGGAAAAGTTATACGTTAACCCCACGGTTTATTGACGTACAAACCGCAACCGCGAAAGAAAGCGAGAATTTAACCTGCACGAACGAAGAAGAAATACCACGGATGTGCAACCAAATCGTCGAGATTTTAATTGGCGAACGGCTGAAACCGAAATCAGTTACCTATCAGAAGGCTGGAGATTTGGAATTTGTTGACCAGAGTGCTGATGGTCGGTTTAAGGTTACCCGCGAGGGGATTATTCTGGATACGAGAACGGATTTAATGTGGGCACCAGACCCTGGCGGAGATAGAACGTGGTATCAAGCGAAAGAGTATGCCGAAAATCTGACGTTAGGCGGATATACTGACTGGCGACTCCCTACCAGAGCGGAATTAAAAGGATTGTATGAGCCATCGAAAGAGCATAAACCGTACGGGCACGAAGATTGGGGTTCTACAATAAAGATTGATCCGGTATTTAAGTTTAGCGGATATTGGGCGTGGAGTTCGGAATTATACGAAAGCGAAGGTTCTTCCGGTGCCTGGCTCTTGGACTTCGACGATGGCTACGAGGACTGGATCGACCGCGACGACTCCGACGGCGACAGAGTCTTGCCGGTCCGTTCCCGAAGGTAATATTGGTTATTTGGTTATTTGAATCTTTGATTATTTGAGGTTTTGGGGAGTCCAGAGGGGTTTACCCCTCTGGACGCGAAATTTTTTTATAGGGAAAAGAACATGGCACAATATGAACATCTCCAGATATATAAATCCACATTTGATTTACTGGTTTACTTTGAGAAAATAGTCAGGAATTTCAGCCGATATAATAAATATACTCACGGTTCAGCGCTAAGGAATATTACCCGAGATATCCTGCTATTGATTATTCGCGCAAATAACAGTTATGATAAAAAACCGGTTCTAGAAGAAATCCGGCTAAAACTCGAAGAGTTAAAACAGGTGATTCACGTTTGTAAAGAGCTACAGGTATTTCCCAATTTCAATTCATTTCAAACTAGTATTAATCAAGTAATCGAGATTGCGAAACAGAACGAGGGATGGCTCAAACATTCTTCGACTCGAGGGAATCGGTCTGAATCACAACCCAATCCTCATTAAAGGTAGGAATGTGAGCGAGCCAAGTAACATTACCTTGTCCTTCCCGCCCAGGTGGCATAGATATTCAGGAAATGGTATCCGAAACGGACTCGATTTCCGATGGCTAGCCGGGTATTCCGGCTAGGAAGTGGAAGGAAAAAAGGTTCTTCCGGTGCCTGGAACTTAAACTTCAACAATGGCAACGAGAACTGGAACAACCGCGACAACTCCAACAACAATCGGGTGTTGGCTGTCCGTTTCCGAAGGTAATATTGGTTATTTGGTTATTTGAATCTTTGATTGTTTGAGGTTTTGGGAAGTCCAGAAGGGTTTACCCCTCTGGACGCGAAAGTAACGCCGCCTGTTAGGCGGTGACAGAGTATAATTTGTATTTAAATTTACTTTACAGGCTGACAGCCTGTGGTACTGTAGTTGAATACTTGAGAGTAGCGCCGGCTATTAGCCGATATCATAGTTCAATTTTATTTACTTTTTTTACAGGCTGACAGCCTGCGGTACGATCCTGAAATTTTTCGGGTTAACCTTATTTGAACCCACCAGCTAAACTCCGTAAACCTGATTGGAATGCGTATCTGGAAGAAATATCTTCCCGTAAACTCGAATCGTTCTATCATTATACTCCGATAAAAAACCTCCCGCAAATATTATCTGCTGGCGGAATCTATAGTCGGCATCAGGCACGGTTACGAAATATTCAGCCGATAGAAATCCACGGATGGGGTGATAAATGGAAAGAACTCGAAGATTATATCTGTTTAAGTTTAGTTCCGCCGAGATGGATGCTGGATAAGAGCACCGAGCAATATTTAGCGCTGGCGATACAACCGTATGTCGCCGGATATCAAGGCACACTGTTTTCGTTGCGCAGTAGCGCAAGTATCGAAGTTAATGTAGTCGTATTAAAATCGCAGGATACAATTGACGATTTCGTTCGGTTATTTCGTAATCCGGATGAACCGAACCCGAAAAATCGATTATCAGAAATTCTGGTTGAAGATTTTATCCCGATATCGGATATACAGGCGATATATCTACCGACGTGGAAAGGTAACATACGCTACTTCTGGGTCTGGTTATTCAAAAAATGGAGTAATTTCCCTCGGTATGGTTTCTCCTACCCACCATTATTCGTTGACCCAAACAAGAAGTTATTCTAACCGTTATTGAATATTTAACTACGGACTTACATCCTGGCGGTTCCCCCTGTTGGCAAAAGCCAGGGCATTGAACCCAAATTAGGGGATAGATAAATTTAGTGCCTACAAAAAAAATCCGCTCGTTATCTCCCTTGCAGTCAATCTGACAGGAGAAAAATTTCAGTCGTCCCGAACGGGACTGAACTAACCGGGACGACTTATCAATCCCAGCCATAAATGGCTGGGCTAAATTCACTCATCCCTGAACGGGATAGATGGTTATAGCCCAGAACGGCAGTTCTGGGTTCAAAATTCACGGTTCCAAATTAGTCCCGATAGGGACGGATGAACCGAGATACTTCTCGCCACCTGAACATTATTACCAATCGGTGCATTCCGTTTGTAAACGCGGATAAATAATCTAGCAACATTTGTCAATTCTTTATATAATTAAAAAGGAAAAGAGAAAGGAGATACGATACAAAATGAAAAAGAAGTTTTATGGTTCACTAGTTGCAATCGTTACCCCGTTTAAAAACGGGCTGATTGACGAACAAGCGTTAACCGATTTGATTGAATGGCATATCGCCAACGGAACTGATGGGATAGTTCCCTGCGGGACTACCGGCGAATCCGCTACATTATCCCACGAAGAACATGAACGGGTTATTGAAATTACCGTTCAAACCGTTCGTGGTCGAATTCCGGTCATCGCCGGTTCCGGGTCGAATAGCACGAAGGAAGCGATTCGGTTAACCAAATTTGCGGAAAAAGCTGGTGCGGATGCTGCGCTGCTGATTAGTCCGTATTATAATAAACCGACACAAGAAGGACTCTATCAGCATTTTAAAGCGGTTTCAGAAGCGGTAGATATCCCGTTATTTTTGTATAATATTCCCGGTAGAACCGCAGTCAATATTTTACCGGATACCATGGCGCGACTCGCTGAATTAAAAAATATTATCGGCGTGAAAGAAGCGACCGGCGATATGAAACAGGTTGCTGAAACTATTGCGGTTTGTCCGAAAGATTTTATGATACTATCCGGCGATGATTTTACGACATTACCGCTATTAGCGCTCGGCGGGCACGGTGTCATTTCCGTTGTAGCAAATGTTGTTCCGAAAGAAACGGCAGCGATGTGTACCGCGTGGTTCGACGGAAATATCAACGAAGCAAGACGGTTACATTATTATCTACTCCCGTTAACGCAAGCAATGTTCCTAGAAACCAATCCGATACCGGTTAAAACTGCGTTAGCAGTAATGGGTAAAATTGACTCGGAATTGCGATTGCCACTATATCAGATGAGTAACAAAAATCTAGATAAACTGAAAGAAATACTTAGCCAGTATCAATTGATTTAGCTCCGAATATCAAAATCCGAATTTCGGAGTTTGAAAAAAGGGAGGTACTATGGCATTAAATAAAGAGTTATTAGAGATACTCGCTTGTCCAGTATGTAAAACGGATGTGATATATAACGAAGAAAAACAACAAATTATCTGCACCAAATGCGGCCGGAAATATCCGGTTAGAGATGATATTCCGATAATGCTGGTTGATGAAGCGATAACCGATGAGAAGTAAGAGGTAGTACCGCCTGTCTCGACGGTATCAGTTTTCGATAGCGCCCCGTTGTTTTGCAACAGGAATAAACTTTCGCGCACGGGTAATAATCATTAATAAAATGAAAATAACATATCGAAATATTGTTTGTTTGCTTATCAGCATTGTATTTCTATTCAGCTGGGCTAACAGCGCGCGCGATTCCGTTCAGGAATTATCCAACCGGATTCAGGAGCAATCAGCGAATACGCAAAATAGTCTGCTGAATTATCAGCTCTGCTACGATATTTCACGAGCATGGTGGTCGGTATACGAACCGGAATTAGCGCTCGATTTTTTATACGCTGCAGCTAAAGAAGCGGAATTGATGAACCCGGCGACCCTTTCCGCAATGAAACTGCTCGAATTAGCGAAACTTGCTACTCGGGAATACCGCGACCGGTCAACCGCAGAAGAAATGATACAACGCGCTCGCGACCGGATGCGACTTATTCTCGATTATTATGAATGGCGGATTCCCTATCGTGAAGCGAATCGGATTGAAAAAGAAGCGCAACGGTTGCAGTATCTCCCTCGCGGGAAATATATCCCGCGACCGGTAACGCTACCGGTGCCAGTCCAGCGAGATGTAATGCCAGGGTTCCCACCGGGAGATATTGTTCCGCAACAAGCACAAGTTGACCGAATTTATCCCACAACTCCACGACCGGAAACACCGCTGAATCCGATATTGCCGCCAAATAAACCGGATAAACCGCAAAAACCGCCACAGTTGGCAGAGAGACCGGATAAACCGGATAAACCGTCGTTACCGCCGAAACCACCTCAACCGCCGGATAAGCCCGAGAAACCCGATAAACCGCCGCTGCCGCCAAAACCGCCGGATAAACCAGAGGTGCCAAAACCGCCGAAACCACCAGATAAACCTGATAATCCACCCCAACCGCCGGATAGACCGAAACCGCCGCAGCCACCAAAACCACCGGATGTACCTGATAAACCGAAACCGCCGCAGCTACCGGATAGACCGCCGTTACCACCAAGACTGCCAAGCTCGGATACGACACGAGTTGGTAACTAGATTAATCATGAAAGGGTTATGCAATAGCGGATAAGCATATATATTAACGGAAGAACAACAAATT encodes:
- the ptsP gene encoding phosphoenolpyruvate--protein phosphotransferase, which encodes MLTGIGVSPGVAIGKVFLLDSDRYFVPERKLSESEIADEISRFRQAVEQTKQQLMDLKTKVEKEIGATAAEIFATHLMLLEDPSLIQQTIERIRQDKTNAEYLFTQVLQKMIAVFAKMEDEYLRERATDLRDVGRRVISNLLGKERETLAKLEEEVIVVAYDLAPSDTASMVKEKVIGFATDTGSRTSHTAIMARALEIPAVVGLGNITASVKSGDTLIVDGSHGVVIVNPDPATLAEYQEKQRRYILFERELEKIKGLPAETTDGYRVTIAANIELPEEIEHVKKHGADGVGLYRTEFLYMNRPDFPSEEEQFEAYRVVAESLAPQPVIIRTIDLGGDKFISQLDMPAEMNPFLGCRAIRFCLERPDVFKTQLRAIVRASMFGSVKIMFPMISGVKELRAALSILDETKRELAAEGVEYDQNLQVGVMIEIPSAAMTADILAKEVDFFSIGTNDLIQYTLAVDRVNERIAHLYDPLHPAILRFIKWVIDAGHNAGIWVGMCGEMASDPMFTMILLGLGLDEFSMGPVAIPGIKKIIRSVSMQESKELARTVFNLSTADEIREYLQRRVSQILPELV
- a CDS encoding bifunctional phosphoglucose/phosphomannose isomerase, which gives rise to MSTFIFDNIQKIEKIDQHNMGALLYDLAEQCQAAVTIGEQFKRNSNNTNITNILFAGLGGSAISGDLLRNYLAEQLAVPLVVSRNYTLPNFVGSTTLFIASSYSGNTEETLSAYDIAKKKKAQILCITSGGKLAERAVNDGFPVIIIPSGLPPRTAIGYSFFPALIALANLALIPEQTSAATEVIALLKRLREQYAPEVAMEQNLTKQIASRLYGKLPVIYASGDRFESIVMRWRCQINENSKCLANSQVFPELNHNEIVGWEVQKELMQKMHVIYIRDKEDHPQVQKRFQITRELIEEYADGITELWTIGNSLLARMWSVLYCGDYVSYYLAILNEVDPTPVTKINYLKEKLTK
- the argH gene encoding argininosuccinate lyase — protein: MSHSNKLWSGRFKTATDTDVEQYTVSLHFDKRLYKYDILGSIAHVRMLGKCRIISHAEMHKIIRGLQEILHEFESGKFKYNPADEDIHMSIEKRLHEKIGTTAGKLHTARSRNDQIVLDMRLYLREVIADLDGYLKHLQQTLIQLAEKNLTIIMPGFTHLQHAQPVLLSHHLLAYFEMFDRDRDRLRETYRRVNVMPLGAGALAGTSFPIDRNYVAKQLGFPIISKNSIDTVSDRDFIIEVLNDTAILMMHLSRLAEELVLWSTPEFGFIEIGDAFCTGSSIMPQKKNPDVAELIRGKTGRVYGNLISVLTVLKGLPLSYNRDLQEDKEPLFDSIDTIIGTLSVLIKMLPSIKFNVQRMRLMAELGYANATDVADYLTKKGVPFREAHTIVGKLVQYCIRHKKILEELPLEIYQQFHPKFQRDIYQILDIRHSVDSRNLPGGTATVQVTKAIAEAKKRLKKELLTNRYA
- the lysA gene encoding diaminopimelate decarboxylase; amino-acid sequence: MHQFQYRNNELYCEQVRIKDIAEQVGTPFYLYSRQTLIEHYRRLDTAFAAIDHLICYSIKANFNLALCKLLCEQGCGADIVSGGELYRALQAGFDPQKIVYAGVGKTAEEIEYALNSNILMFNVESMPEAELISQIATRLKKTAKLAIRVNPDVDAHTHDYITTGKKENKFGIDYHDAPEFYHRVKQLPNLAVVGMHIHIGSQIETPQPYIASIKRVITLLHKLRDSGIHLDVFNMGGGMGIVYHNERPMPATEFAAAIVPLVANLGCRLILEPGRYLVGNAGILLTKVLYVKKTHEKTFVIVDAAMTDLIRPALYNAYHEILPVVKNDSAKMLEADIVGPVCESGDFFAHNRKIQEVQSGDLVAIMSAGAYGFSMASNYNCRPRPAEVLVEHATYRIVRKRETYEDLLKNEK
- the dapF gene encoding diaminopimelate epimerase; amino-acid sequence: MNIPFSKFSGAGNDFILIDNREQNISSDGISFTDENGSTHQLALPTLINRLCRRGLSVGADGVILIENSKTADFKMRYFNADGSEADTCGNGARCAARFAFLKQIAPRRMRVETRAGLYEAEITDQNLVKVKMSDPGQPKLNIMLTVKSGQLRTHFIHTGVPHVVVFISDILEMLKRPTTLDDLDVVNLGRELRYHPEFQPAGTNVNFVKCENKQTLRIRTYERGVENETLACGTGSIASTIIAYRLGRVSSPVTVHTRSGSLLKVYFEATPDTITNVYLEGDARFVYDGIIYADAVK